One window of the Candidatus Hydrogenedentota bacterium genome contains the following:
- a CDS encoding type II secretion system F family protein has protein sequence MGLFSSQIAIKKMVPLCRQIATTYDAGIPIVRALDVVGRQQKDKQVRELLTQMNDSIKNGSSLAEAARAQSKVLPTFFIELIASGERGGKLDVMLRDLAQYFEDRLDMQRQISRTMMYPCIQLAFAWFCGTFALRLIPKITAGFAGKGEAFDLMAYFREYAIFQAEAMLFFATFFAICVVLSRLGLFGYIWGFFATKMWPLSQVTRRFALARFFRSMSLLIGSGLRIDHCVESSAAVTANPYMKNDLLKAIPLIRDGSTLVEAFSVSRYLTPTAREMIHIGEVSGQLETALRKVSQYHLEEATHAVNVVTKIFNALIVLLVAALVCYILITFYTQLYGGMFDALDV, from the coding sequence ATGGGCCTATTTTCGTCCCAGATCGCCATAAAGAAGATGGTCCCGCTCTGTCGCCAGATTGCGACGACGTACGACGCGGGCATCCCGATCGTGCGTGCGCTTGACGTGGTGGGACGCCAGCAGAAGGACAAGCAAGTCCGCGAACTGCTGACCCAGATGAACGATTCCATCAAGAATGGTTCGTCGCTGGCCGAGGCCGCGCGCGCACAAAGTAAAGTTCTGCCGACTTTCTTCATCGAGTTGATCGCAAGCGGCGAGCGCGGCGGCAAGCTCGACGTGATGTTGCGGGATTTGGCGCAGTATTTCGAAGACCGTCTCGACATGCAGCGGCAGATTTCGCGAACCATGATGTATCCCTGCATTCAGCTGGCATTTGCCTGGTTTTGCGGGACGTTTGCGTTGCGGCTGATTCCAAAGATCACGGCTGGATTCGCCGGTAAAGGTGAGGCTTTTGACCTGATGGCATACTTCCGAGAGTATGCCATCTTTCAGGCAGAGGCGATGCTCTTTTTTGCTACATTTTTTGCGATTTGCGTGGTACTCTCCCGGCTTGGATTGTTCGGCTATATATGGGGATTCTTTGCCACGAAGATGTGGCCTTTGTCTCAGGTTACGCGACGATTCGCGCTGGCCCGGTTTTTCCGTAGCATGTCGTTACTCATTGGGAGCGGATTGCGAATCGATCATTGCGTGGAAAGCTCCGCGGCCGTGACCGCCAATCCGTACATGAAGAACGATTTGCTCAAAGCCATTCCGCTAATTCGCGATGGTTCGACTCTGGTGGAAGCCTTCAGCGTATCGCGTTATCTGACTCCGACGGCGCGTGAGATGATTCATATTGGCGAGGTGAGCGGACAATTGGAGACCGCCCTTCGCAAAGTGTCGCAGTACCATTTGGAGGAAGCGACGCACGCCGTCAATGTAGTAACGAAGATATTCAATGCGTTAATAGTGCTCCTTGTGGCGGCGCTGGTTTGTTATATTTTGATCACATTCTATACGCAGTTGTATGGAGGGATGTTCGATGCCCTTGACGTTTGA
- a CDS encoding peptidyl-prolyl cis-trans isomerase: protein MPLTFEKEIEEEPKDRTKLIWLGVIVVFIGMLVVIWSYGRLKPHHSVVRAKHILISSSVANPAEQARALELAQDLRKRILAGEDFGKLAEKYSNDPQSASRGGDLGYVDKGTLTPGFEEYVWSAPVGQLSEVIKTSFGYHLIVVVDRIVSDIDRAKQRENEEWHRKISGERQETDQPAPSTAGTSAPGEQSPTQPAPAPGQ from the coding sequence ATGCCCTTGACGTTTGAGAAAGAAATTGAGGAAGAACCAAAGGATCGGACCAAGCTGATATGGTTGGGCGTGATTGTGGTTTTCATCGGCATGCTTGTCGTGATCTGGTCGTACGGCAGGTTGAAGCCCCACCATTCGGTAGTGCGTGCGAAGCACATTCTTATTTCGTCAAGTGTTGCGAACCCTGCGGAACAAGCGCGCGCACTCGAATTGGCGCAGGATTTACGAAAGCGGATTTTGGCCGGTGAGGATTTCGGGAAGCTTGCGGAGAAATACTCGAACGATCCACAGAGTGCAAGCAGAGGCGGTGACCTCGGTTACGTGGATAAGGGTACCCTCACGCCGGGATTTGAAGAATACGTTTGGTCGGCGCCCGTTGGTCAGCTTAGTGAAGTTATCAAGACCAGCTTTGGGTATCACCTGATCGTCGTCGTTGACCGTATTGTCTCGGATATCGATCGTGCCAAGCAGCGTGAGAATGAGGAATGGCACCGCAAGATTTCGGGAGAGCGGCAGGAAACCGATCAGCCCGCGCCATCAACGGCCGGAACCAGTGCCCCGGGTGAACAGTCTCCGACTCAGCCTGCTCCCGCTCCGGGGCAATAA